In Desulfovibrio psychrotolerans, a single window of DNA contains:
- the csrA gene encoding carbon storage regulator CsrA — protein sequence MLILTRRPGESLHLGDNIKITVLSVQGKQIKLGLDVPEDMTVYREEVYLRVKEQNRLSLETSDADLLAATQIWQGKTKR from the coding sequence ATGCTCATCCTAACCCGGCGCCCCGGCGAAAGCCTGCACTTGGGCGACAACATAAAAATCACGGTGCTGAGCGTGCAGGGCAAGCAGATAAAGCTTGGCCTTGACGTGCCGGAAGATATGACCGTGTACCGGGAAGAAGTGTACTTGCGTGTTAAGGAACAAAACCGTCTGTCACTCGAAACAAGCGACGCGGATCTTCTGGCGGCTACGCAGATATGGCAAGGAAAAACGAAAAGATAG
- the fliW gene encoding flagellar assembly protein FliW: MARKNEKIVHTRLGRQVVSMDKVIYFPRGLMGFEDKHDFTLLQLKEGSPFLVLQSMDDPRLGLLVADPYSFLEDYPIRVGEAEQKLLRLQNIRQVAVLVTVSIPKGEPEKTALNLSGPILVNHQARLGLQIPQTDGKFPSQVYLHMPKE, from the coding sequence ATGGCAAGGAAAAACGAAAAGATAGTTCATACGCGCCTCGGCAGGCAAGTGGTGTCCATGGATAAGGTCATATACTTTCCCCGTGGACTCATGGGCTTTGAGGACAAGCACGACTTCACCCTGCTGCAACTCAAGGAAGGCTCGCCCTTTCTCGTGCTGCAAAGCATGGATGATCCCCGTCTCGGCCTTCTGGTGGCAGACCCGTACAGCTTTCTGGAAGACTACCCCATCCGTGTGGGTGAGGCGGAACAGAAGCTCCTGCGCCTGCAGAACATCCGGCAGGTGGCCGTGCTGGTTACCGTCAGCATCCCCAAGGGTGAGCCGGAAAAAACTGCCCTTAACCTCTCCGGCCCCATACTCGTGAACCATCAGGCCCGGCTGGGCTTGCAGATTCCGCAGACAGACGGCAAGTTCCCCAGTCAGGTCTACCTGCACATGCCC